From the Tripterygium wilfordii isolate XIE 37 chromosome 6, ASM1340144v1, whole genome shotgun sequence genome, one window contains:
- the LOC119999233 gene encoding uncharacterized protein LOC119999233, which yields MSSISTSLALTRNPLDSPVLPVKPLEKSLGNAGTNNVSFCPSYSRKAQLSTSRGTLRIQASYRDDGSPSSASVFVGGFVLGGLIVGALGCVYAPQISKALTGTDRKDLMRKLPKFIYDEEKALEKTRKVLAEKIAQLNSAIDDVSSQLRTEDVPNGAAVNSDEIEAAI from the exons ATGAGTTCCATTTCGACTTCACTCGCTTTGACGAGAAACCCATTAGACTCACCTG TCTTGCCTGTAAAGCCATTGGAAAAAAGTCTCGGAAATGCCGGCACCAATAACGTGTCATTTTGCCCAAGTTATTCAAGGAAAGCACAACTATCGACATCTAGAGGGACACTCAGAATTCAAGCGAGTTATCG TGATGATGGAAGTCCAAGCAGTGCAAGTGTATTTGTTGGTGGTTTTGTCTTGGGAGGACTCATAGTTGGTGCCCTTGGATGTGTGTATGCTCCTCAG ATCAGCAAGGCACTCACTGGCACTGACCGAAAAGATCTGATGAGAAAACTACCTAAATTCATCTATGACGAAGAAAAAGCTCTGGAG AAAACAAGGAAAGTACTTGCTGAGAAGATTGCACAACTGAACTCTGCAATTGATGATGTTTCTTCTCAGCTCCGAACCGAGGATGTCCCAAATGGAGCAGCTGTCAATTCAGATGAAATTGAAGCAGCCATTTGA
- the LOC120000151 gene encoding MLO protein homolog 1-like yields MAGGAAGERSLKETPTWAVATVCAVFVLLSIAIEHGIHSLGKWFQKRQKKAMLEALEKIKAELMLLGFISLLLTVGTKFISKICISKDLGNTMLPCNVKKAYGGDGGGHDRRKLLSVAENVMWHRVLAAAGGGDDYCSKKDKVPLISQSGVHQLHIFIFVLAVFHVLYSVLTIVLAKAKMKKWQAWESETSSVEYQFTNDPARFRFAHQTSFVRRHSGISGIPGIRWIVAFFRQFFGSISKVDYITMRHGFINAHLAPNSKFDFHKYIKRSMEDDFKVVVGISFPLWACAVIFLLLNVYNWYTLSWIMLVPLVILLSVGTKLELIIMEMAHEIQDRSTMVSGAPVVEPNNKYFWFSRPEWILFLIQYTLFENAFQMAYFLWTWYEFGIKSCFHENPGLMLGRVFLGLTLQFLCSYITFPLYALVTQMGSHMKQAIFEEQTAKALMKWRKAAKEKKRLRNGAVIDGSVSGFMSGETTPSRGASPVHLLHNYKYKSNQADIESVGNSPVSYQSDPELEGSSQQGKTSIRQGHQGNGELHNMDDFSFTKP; encoded by the exons ATGGCTGGTGGTGCTGCAGGAGAGAGGTCTTTGAAGGAAACGCCAACCTGGGCAGTGGCTACTGTCTGTGCTGTGTTTGTTCTATTGTCTATTGCAATTGAACATGGCATTCATTCTCTTGGAAAG TGGTTTCAGAAGAGACAGAAAAAGGCCATGCTTGAAGCATTGGAGAAGATCAAAGCCG AGTTAATGCTATTGGGCTTCATATCCCTGCTACTTACTGTTGGTACAAAATTTATATCTAAGATATGCATCTCAAAAGACCTTGGAAACACCATGCTTCCTTGCAATGTGAAGAAAGCatatggtggagatggaggaggTCATGACAGGAGAAAGTTACTTTCAGTTGCTGAGAATGTAATGTGGCACAGGGTTTTGGCTGCTGCTGGAGGTGGAGATgattattgttctaagaag GACAAAGTACCATTGATTTCACAATCAGGGGTGCACCAActgcatatatttatatttgtccTCGCCGTCTTCCACGTTCTTTATAGTGTCCTGACCATTGTATTGGCTAAAGCCAAG ATGAAGAAATGGCAGGCTTGGGAATCAGAAACATCGTCCGTTGAGTATCAATTCACAAATG ATCCTGCAAGGTTCAGGTTCGCTCATCAAACTTCCTTTGTGAGGCGTCACTCTGGAATATCCGGCATTCCTGGAATTAGGTGGATT GTGGCATTTTTTAGACAATTCTTTGGATCAATATCAAAGGTAGATTATATAACGATGAGACATGGGTTTATTAAT GCACATTTGGCTCCAAATTCCAAATTTGACTTCCATAAGTATATTAAAAGATCTATGGAAGATGATTTTAAGGTGGTCGTCGGTATTAG CTTTCCATTATGGGCTTGTGCCGTAATCTTTTTGCTGCTAAATGTCTACA ATTGGTACACACTTAGCTGGATAATGTTAGTGCCCCTCGTT ATACTTCTTTCAGTTGGGACAAAGCTTGAACTGATAATCATGGAGATGGCTCATGAAATCCAAGATCGAAGTACTATGGTTAGCGGAGCGCCAGTAGTCGAGCCAAACAACAAATACTTCTGGTTCAGTCGTCCAGAATGGATTCTTTTCTTGATACAGTATACATTGTTTGAG AATGCTTTTCAAATGGCATATTTCTTGTGGACATGG TATGAGTTTGGCATCAAATCTTGCTTCCATGAAAATCCGGGTTTGATGCTGGGAagggtttttcttggtttgacACTACAATTCCTCTGCAGTTACATCACCTTTCCTCTCTATGCCTTAGTAACACAG ATGGGAAGTCACATGAAGCAAGCAATCTTTGAAGAACAAACAGCAAAGGCTCTCATGAAATGGAGGAAAGCCGCCAAGGAGAAGAAGAGGCTGAGAAATGGAGCCGTAATAGATGGTTCTGTTTCTGGCTTCATGAGTGGAGAAACCACACCTTCCAGGGGTGCTTCACCAGTACATCTTCTTCACAATTACAAATACAAGTCTAATCAAGCAGATATCGAAAGTGTCGGCAATTCCCCGGTATCTTATCAATCAGATCCAGAGCTTGAAGGCTCAAGTCAGCAGGGAAAAACATCAATCAGACAAGGTCATCAAGGAAACGGAGAATTGCATaatatggatgatttctctttTACAAAGCCTTGA